From the genome of Anopheles merus strain MAF chromosome X, AmerM5.1, whole genome shotgun sequence, one region includes:
- the LOC121596921 gene encoding cytochrome P450 4d2-like, which translates to MLFTRKTELLRNGRAIKPCLLKQSINGINMSFVLFLLVILIVYGLAQVYRKRRRLHRIAAHFDGAKPHWLLGNVMEYPANDIPGIFETMVALHKRHGKDLFNWGLLNDHMITVSSAANVEKVVMAKRTEKSSVYEFIELWLGQGLLISKGEKWFHRRKIITPTFHFKILESFVTVFNQEAEILIEKLSQYADTGREFDIYEPISLYALDSICTTSMGVEINAQRHPENQYVRDVKRMSELILLRIFHVLSSFPRTYWYTMPNAWEQRKLIRRLHAFTDTVIHKRREQLLERSSQVSNEQECLDEEHLYTKRRETFLDLLLNVRVDGNSLSDLDIREEVDTFMFEGHDTTTSGIAFTFYQLAKHPEIQEKLYREIQDVLGVEYRHVPLTYNTLQNFPYLDMLVKESLRLLPPVSFIGRRLAEDIEMNGVTIPAGTDFTIPIYVIHRNPVVYPDPERFDPERFADGNTQRRGPYDYIPFSIGSRNCIGQRYALLEMKVAIVRMVSFYRILPGDTMHEIRLKTDLVLRPDKSIPIKLVARP; encoded by the coding sequence ATGCTTTTCACACGTAAAACAGAACTACTGCGGAACGGTCGAGCAATCAAGCCCTGTCTGTTAAAACAGAGCATCAACGGTATCAACATGTCGTTCGTATTGTTTCTGCTGGTCATTCTGATTGTATACGGGCTGGCGCAGGTCTATCGTAAGCGACGCCGGCTGCACCGCATTGCGGCCCATTTCGATGGTGCCAAGCCGCACTGGCTGCTGGGGAACGTGATGGAGTATCCGGCTAACGACATACCGGGCATCTTCGAGACGATGGTAGCGCTGCACAAGCGCCACGGTAAGGATCTGTTCAACTGGGGCCTCCTAAACGACCACATGATTACCGTCAGCAGTGCCGCTAACGTGGAGAAGGTAGTGATGGCAAAGAGGACGGAAAAATCCTCCGTGTACGAGTTTATCGAGCTATGGCTGGGACAGGGCCTGCTCATCTCCAAGGGCGAGAAGTGGTTCCATCGGCGTAAAATCATCACCCCCACCTTTCACTTCAAGATACTGGAAAGCTTTGTGACCGTGTTCAACCAGGAGGCGGAGATATTGATTGAGAAGTTAAGCCAGTATGCTGACACGGGTCGTGAGTTTGACATCTACGAGCCGATCTCGCTGTACGCGCTGGACAGTATCTGCACCACGTCAATGGGTGTGGAGATTAATGCGCAACGGCACCCGGAAAACCAGTACGTGCGGGACGTGAAGCGGATGAGCGAGCTGATACTGCTGCGCATTTTCCATGTGCTATCGTCCTTTCCGCGCACCTACTGGTACACGATGCCGAACGCGTGGGAGCAGAGGAAGCTGATCCGACGGCTGCATGCGTTCACGGACACCGTGATCCACAAACGTCGGGAACAGCTGTTGGAAAGGAGCTCGCAAGTGTCTAACGAGCAGGAGTGTCTGGATGAGGAACATCTTTACACAAAGCGTAGGGAAACGTTCTTGGATCTGCTGCTGAACGTTAGGGTGGATGGCAATTCACTCAGTGATCTTGATATACGGGAGGAGGTGGATACCTTTATGTTCGAGGGCCATGACACGACCACTTCGGGCATTGCGTTTACCTTTTATCAACTTGCTAAGCATCCTGAAATACAGGAGAAGCTTTATCGGGAGATCCAAGATGTGCTCGGCGTCGAATACCGCCATGTGCCGCTCACCTACAACACGCTCCAGAACTTCCCGTACCTGGACATGTTAGTGAAGGAGTCGCTGCGACTTCTACCACCCGTTTCGTTCATCGGACGTCGGCTAGCAGAGGACATCGAGATGAACGGTGTAACTATTCCAGCCGGCACTGACTTTACCATCCCCATCTACGTCATCCACCGCAATCCCGTTGTGTATCCCGACCCGGAACGATTCGATCCGGAGCGCTTCGCGGACGGAAATACGCAACGGCGCGGCCCGTACGACTACATCCCGTTCAGTATCGGCTCGCGGAACTGTATCGGACAGCGCTATGCGCTGCTGGAGATGAAGGTCGCTATCGTACGTATGGTTTCCTTTTATAGGATATTGCCCGGTGATACGATGCACGAGATTCGTCTCAAAACGGATCTGGTGCTACGTCCGGACAAATCCATACCGATAAAGCTGGTAGCACGCCCATGA